AGTGCACCTGCCAAGCGGCTATCGTTGCTCTTCGTTGTCGCCGGCCTCAACGCCCTCGTCGTTAGTGGACTCATCCTCAGTTCGATCTTCCCCCTGGCTGCACCGGCTGCGACTCCGGCGCGTGCACTGACGTGGACGCCGCCTGCGCCTCATCGTCATCCGGCCACCCATCACCCCACGCCCTGGGACGCCTTCCTGGCGTTGCAGGCGCGCGCTGGCGTGCCGCTGCACGCGCAGTGGGATCCGGTAACCGGCATCCCGGAATTCCTCACCCCGGGCGATCCATCCAAGCGCCTGCCCTACGTGCCGACGGCTGCCGAGCGCGGCAGTCCGGTCGCCATCGCGCGCGGCTTTTTGGATGCCAACCGCGCGCTCTTCAAGCTGAGCAGCGCCGCGGATGAGTTGACCCTGCTGCGCATCGAACCCGACATGCAGTTGAACTACGCGCATGTGCGGCTGAATCAGACGTACAAGGGCTTGCCGGTGTTCGGCCGGCAGCTCGTGGTGCACCTCGACCCGAGCGAGCAGATCGTCGCGGTCAACGGACAGTATGCCCCCGGCATCAACATCGAGACGCAGCCGGTCTTGACCAAGGCGGAGGCCGAGGCGCTGGCCGTCCAGGACTTGATGAACAACCAGTTCACGTCCGACGAGGCCGAGCGCGCCGAGATCGAGGTCTACAAGCATCGCACGGCGCTGACGGTGTATGTGGACGGAAACAACAAGCCGACGCTCACCTGGCGGGTGAAGATCCTGAGCAAGTCGCCGTTGGGTGAGTGGGATTTCTTCGTCAACGCGCGCCGGCCGGTCGTGGTGCACCACGTGCAATTCGCGCACCCGGCGATGCGCCGCCTGACCTACTCTGCGCGAAACAGCACCAACATCCCAGGGCGGCTGGTCATTGACGAGGGCCAACGCTCGCGCGACCCGATCGCTCAGGCTGCCCACGATGGCGCAGCCAAGGTGTATGAGTATTACTGGACCAAGTTCAAGCGCGATAGCATTGATGGGCGCGGCATGCCGCTGGTCTCGACGGTGAACTACGGCAGCCATCCGTCCGACGCCGAGAACGCGGCGTGGATCGGCGAAGCGCAGCAGATGATCTACGGCGACGGCGGGCGCATCTTCCGGCCGCTCCCTTACGGCCTCGACGTCGTGGGGCACGAGTTCACGCACGGCGTGATCAACGCGACTGCCGACCTGATCTACGAGGGCCAGTCTGGAGCACTGAACGAATCGTATGCCGATGTGTTCGGCGCGCTGATAGACCGAGGCAACTGGTCCATCGGCGAAGAAGTCGTCAAGTCACCGCCCTATCCCACGCCCAAGCTGCGTAGCCTGGAAGACCCGACGCTGGGCGGCCTATACAACCCGCGCAACCCGCTGGCCGGCGTCGGTCAACCGCGCACGATGCGCGAATATGCGAACCTGCCCATCAGCCGGCGCGCCGACAACGGTGGCGTGCACATCAACAGCGGCATTCCGAACTACGCTGCGTATCTGGTCGCCCAGGCGCTCGGCCTCGAGAAGATGGAGCAGATCTACTACCGCGCGCTCACACAATACCTGACGCCGCGCAGCAACTTTCTGCAGGCGGCCAACGCAACGGTGCGCGCGGCAGCGGACCTATACGGCCAGGCTGAGGTGGACGCCGTGCGCAACGCCTTCAACCAGGTGGGCATCAACATCGGCGGCAGCGACGCCGCACCCCGCCCACCCTCCACGAGCGGCCCGCCGGTAGACGCCAAGGGCGGCACACCAACCACGCCGGCGCCCGCGCCGCTGCCGTCCGGTTGCGTCGAGGTCGTCGCCGACGGCGGGTTCGAGTCGGGCAGCCCGTGGGTGCAGGAGTCGAAGGGCGAGCTCATTGACGCCGAGTTGCCCTACGCTGGCGAGCGCAGCGCCTGGCTAGGCGGCACCGACCAGGAGACCACCCAGATCATCTATCAGCAGATCCGCCTGCCCGCCAATGCCACGCGCGTGGAGTTCAGCTACTACCGGCTGATCCACGAAGAGATGGCCGGCGGATTGCTGGGCTCGTTGTTCGGCAATCCCGACCCCGCCCGATTCAGCGTGCTGGTGGCCAACGAGCGCGGCGACCTGCTGGGCGCGATCGAACAGTTGACTTCCCAGGGCGGAGACGACACGTGGCGCCGCGCGCGCTTCGACGTGTCGGAGCTGGCGGGTAAGACCATCCGGCTGGCCTTCGCCGCCGAGAACCCGCGCGGCAACGTCAGTAGCTTCTTCGTGGACGAGGTCAGCATGATCGCCTGCACGACCGGCCAAGGGCCGGCTGCGCCGCAGACGCCGGCCAGCAACCTGGTCTATCTGCAGGGCAAGGTGACCGATGCCGACACTGGCCGAGGCATTTACGGCGCGCAAGTATTCATCATGAAGCCGGGCGTCAGCGCCACCCAGGCCGCGGCGGACGACACCGTGACTTCCGATGAGGTCAGCGCGACGGCGGTCACCGACCAGAGCGGCTTCTTCCGCACCGACAAGCCGATCCAGAGTGGGCAGGCGTATAGCGTGATCATCATCGCGCGCGGCTATCGCCCGATCGTCGCCAATGATGCTGCATCTGTCCCGAGCAACGCCTCCAACCCCTTCCCACTGGACGCCACTATGCGGCGCAGCCGGTGAGCGGTGGTGGAACGGGTGATTGATGATTAGAGATTGGGAGAATGGAGATTGGCGCGTGGCTGAGCGCCGGATGAACGAATATGGCTGAGCAGCAACCCTCCGAACAGCAAACCGAACAGCGATACTGTTGCATCACCGGCGAGCCGGTGTATCCGCCCTACAACATCCTCGGCGGCCGCGTGTATAGCGACCGCGCTTTTGCGATGGTGAACAAGCCGCATCCCGGCTTCTGGCGCTCCGTGATCGTCCAGCTGGTTGGCATGGCGATCTTTGCCGCCGTTGTAGCAGCCCTGGCCAACCTGATCACCGAGCCGACGCAGACGGTGCGTACTCTGCTGGGGCTATTCTTGGCCATCGTGCCCACGGCGCTATGGATGGCGTACTTCTATCGCCAGGATCGGCTGGAGCCGGAACCCAAACATCGCCTTGGCTTGGTGTTCATGACCGCATTGCTGCTGACCGACGTGATCGCGCGCCGGCTGATCTACGATTGGTTTCGCGTGCAGGAGTGGGCCGCCTACAACATCGCGACGTCACTGGCCGCTTCGATTCTCATCACCTCGGTGACCTACACCGCCATCACCTACGTTGCGGTGCGCATGGTGTATGCGACCGAGGAGTTCGACGAGCGCATGGACGGCGTGGTGTACGGCTCGGTCGCCGGCCTCGGCATCGCGACCATGCTGAACCTGCGCTACATCATCGAGAACCAAGGTGTGGAGCTGGCGCCCGGCGTGGTGCAGACGGTTACGACGGCGCTGGCGATGGCGTCGTTCGGCGGCTTGCTGGGATGGTTCATGGCCGAGGCGAAGTTCACGCACAAGCCGACGTGGTGGGTGCCGGTTGGCTTCGTCGTCACCGCCGTGCTCAACGGCATCTTCAGCTGGCTGATCGGCGAGGTGGCCGCTTCTGGCCTGACCGTCGAGCCGTGGCGCTCGTTGGCGCTCGGGTTCGTCGTCGCGCTGGCGACCTTCCTGGTGCTGGCGGTGCTGATGCGACAAGCCACCGAGGTGACGCTGCGGCGCTCGACCCTCGATTGATCTGGGAGAAAGCACATGGCTCAAGCACACCCCACTGCGCCGCAACAACTTTGGCAGATCCGTTATCTGCGCAAAGACGTCGGCGTCGCTATCGTCACGGCGATTGCGTTACTACTTGGCCTACTCTTGCAGCAAGTCGTGACCTCGCGGACGAAGACCTTCACCGCCCCCGACCAGCCGTTCAGCATCGCCTATCCCGCCGGCTGGGTAGACGCCGAATCGCTGCTCGATGCGCCGCTGCTCAAGGTGCAGAATCCGCTGACCGAATCGGCCTTCAAGACGACATTGACAGTAGAGAGCCGCGAATTGGATCCGGCTGCGCCACCGACGTTGCAGACGTTGCTCGACCAACGCGTGGAGCAGCGCCAGGTGTTGATGGGCTACCACTTCCTATCGAACAACGAAACGACCGTCGGTGGTGAGCGGGCGATGCAGTATGACTACACCTACGTTGTGCAGCCGGCGGATGAGCCACGTCGTGCATCGCTGCCCGTCGTCGTCGTTGCGCGCGAACACATCGTCGTCACCCAAGACCACGTGTACTACATCACGCTTGCCGCGCCGGAGAACGAGATTGCCCGCAATCGTGACCGGCTCGACGCCATCATTCAGTCGGTGAGGTTGCAATGAAGACGATTGGCAAGAAGATCGAATCCCAGCAGCCGGGCGTTGTGCTTGGCTCACTGACGGATGAAGCAAAGGAAACCACAGCCCAGAAGCCGGCGCGTCCCAGCCGGCGCAAGCAAGTGACGCCGGCTGAACCCGAAGAGCGACTGAGCCTGCCGAGAGGCGCCCTGGTCGTGATGCGCAAGAGCGGCGGGTTGAGCTTCAGCTCGCGCACGGTCACCGTGCGCACCGATGGACGCATCGTTCGGTCGGTCGAAGCCGGCCCGGAGAGCGACGCCGCGGGCCGGCAGGCAGCATCGCGCAAACAACCGGCCCGGCTGACCAAACAGCAGCTCTCGCAGTTGCGCATCACCCTTGCCCAGAGCGGGCTCGGCCAGGCATCGGAGCGCGTCGGTCGAGGCGCGCAGCCTCCCGATGCCTACGCTTACGAGATCGTCGGGCGCGTGGGGCGCAAAGTGCAATCGGCCGAAGTGTTCGACGGCAGCATTCCGGAGGCGATGCAACCGCTCATCCGCGAGCTGAACAGCTACCTGGGCTGAGATCGGCGCACTGGCCGCTCGCACAGGATCGAACTGCTCTTTTCTGATTGCGCCGGCTGCCGGCTTCGTTTAAGCTCAGGGGTAACAAGCAGTGCGCTCGCGCGCTTGTGAGGAGGCAGCCATGTCGAATGCAACCCTGGATTTCAAGAAGATCCTGGTGCCGCTGGACGGCTCGCAGTTTGCCGAAGGCGCTTTGCCCTACGCGCGGATGCTGGCCGAATGCTCCGGCGGGCAAATCGAGCTTTTGCGCATCGCCGTGCATCCATCGAGCTACGTATACGTCAGCGATCCGGCCACACTCGCCAGCCTGTACGATAGCGACCGCGCGCATTGTGAGGAGTATCTGCAAAAAGTAGCCGCCGGGTTACAGGCAGCCACCTCGATCACAGTGACGACGGCGGTGCTCGAAGGGCCGGTCGCCGATGCAATCCTCGATCGCGCCGAGGAGACGAACGCCGATCTCATCGTCATGTCCACGCACGGCCGCAGCGGCATGGAGCGCTGGCTGTTGGGCAGCGTGGCCGAAAAAGTCGTGCGCGGCGCGAAGATTCCGGTGATGCTCGTCCGCCCAAAGCAAACGGGAACGTCTGCAGGATCGGCGCCGGCAGCCTCGGCTAAGCAGTGAGGCTTGCCCGAGCGCGCTGTAAACACCCGCGTCACGGCCGATGAGCTGTGGCGCGGGTGTTTCAAATTGCGGCCGGTCAACGCGATGCGGCGCGCGTCAGGGTTGCTCGCCGCGCGCGATCACCTCGATCTCGGCAATGCTGGCGACCCGCGCGCCATAGAACGTGCCGGTCATCCCCGTGATGTTCACCATCACCACCCGCGCCCTCACATCGGGGAAGTTGACCGTCGTGCCGGCGACGGAGAGCGGGCCGGTGTTCTGAGCGGCCACCTCGTTCGTGCCGGCGGCATCGCTGAACAGGCGCACGGTTGTGCTTTGCACCTGCA
The window above is part of the Candidatus Roseilinea sp. genome. Proteins encoded here:
- a CDS encoding universal stress protein, with translation MSNATLDFKKILVPLDGSQFAEGALPYARMLAECSGGQIELLRIAVHPSSYVYVSDPATLASLYDSDRAHCEEYLQKVAAGLQAATSITVTTAVLEGPVADAILDRAEETNADLIVMSTHGRSGMERWLLGSVAEKVVRGAKIPVMLVRPKQTGTSAGSAPAASAKQ